One window of the Microvirga mediterraneensis genome contains the following:
- the queF gene encoding preQ(1) synthase — MTETTLQLGHAAALPQSPEEAQLDRVPNPHSDTDYLARFTVPEFTSLCPVTGQPDFAILVIDYVPGPWLVESKSLKLYMHSFRNHGAFHEDCTVAIGKRLADLLEPRYLRIGGYWYPRGGIPIDVFWQTGELPKNLWLPEQGVAPYRAR, encoded by the coding sequence ATGACGGAAACCACCCTCCAGCTCGGCCATGCAGCCGCCCTGCCCCAATCCCCCGAGGAAGCGCAGCTCGACCGGGTGCCGAACCCCCATTCCGACACCGATTACCTGGCCCGTTTCACTGTGCCGGAATTCACCTCTCTTTGCCCGGTCACAGGCCAGCCCGACTTCGCGATTCTGGTGATCGATTACGTGCCGGGGCCATGGCTCGTCGAATCGAAATCGCTCAAGCTCTACATGCACAGCTTCCGCAATCATGGCGCCTTCCATGAGGATTGTACGGTCGCCATCGGCAAGCGCCTCGCCGACCTGCTGGAACCGCGGTACCTGCGGATCGGCGGTTACTGGTATCCTCGGGGCGGCATCCCTATCGACGTGTTCTGGCAGACCGGCGAGCTGCCGAAGAACCTGTGGCTGCCCGAGCAGGGCGTGGCGCCCTATCGCGCCCGCTGA
- the eno gene encoding phosphopyruvate hydratase produces MTAIIDVFARQILDSRGNPTVEVDVTLEDGSMGRAAVPSGASTGAHEAVELRDGDKSVYLGKGVLKAVDAVNNEILDAIGGMDAEEQVAIDETMIELDGTPNKARLGANAILGVSLAVAKAAAEASTLPLYRYVGGTQARVLPVPMMNIINGGAHADNPIDFQEFMVMPVGAPTLSEAVRMGAEVFHTLKKALKDAGHNTNVGDEGGFAPNLPSAEAALDFIMKSIEQAGYKPGKDMVIGLDCAATEFFKNGAYVYEGTGQKLNPQQQAEYLAKLVSVYPIATIEDGMSEDDWEGWKAVTDLIGAKCQLVGDDLFVTNVNRLSQGIKQGVANSLLVKVNQIGSLTETLAAVDMAHRAGYTAVMSHRSGETEDSTIADLAVATNCGQIKTGSLARSDRLAKYNQLIRIEEELGSQAIYAGRAALKALA; encoded by the coding sequence ATGACCGCGATTATCGATGTTTTCGCCCGCCAGATCCTCGACAGCCGGGGCAATCCCACGGTCGAGGTGGATGTGACCCTCGAAGATGGCTCCATGGGCCGCGCCGCCGTGCCCTCCGGCGCCTCCACGGGCGCCCATGAGGCGGTCGAGCTGCGCGACGGGGACAAGTCGGTCTATCTTGGCAAGGGTGTGCTCAAGGCCGTCGATGCGGTCAACAATGAGATCCTCGACGCCATCGGCGGCATGGACGCGGAAGAGCAGGTCGCCATCGACGAGACCATGATCGAGCTCGACGGCACCCCCAACAAGGCCCGCCTGGGCGCGAACGCGATCCTGGGCGTCTCCCTCGCCGTCGCCAAGGCCGCCGCCGAGGCCTCGACGCTACCGCTCTACCGCTACGTGGGCGGCACTCAGGCCCGCGTCCTGCCGGTGCCGATGATGAACATCATCAACGGCGGCGCGCATGCGGACAATCCCATCGACTTTCAGGAATTCATGGTGATGCCGGTCGGCGCGCCGACCCTTTCGGAAGCCGTGCGCATGGGCGCCGAGGTGTTCCACACCCTCAAGAAAGCCCTGAAGGACGCCGGCCACAACACCAATGTGGGCGACGAGGGAGGCTTTGCACCGAACCTGCCTTCCGCCGAGGCCGCCCTCGACTTCATCATGAAGTCCATCGAGCAGGCCGGCTACAAGCCCGGCAAGGACATGGTGATCGGCCTGGATTGCGCCGCCACCGAGTTCTTCAAGAACGGCGCTTATGTCTATGAAGGCACGGGCCAGAAGCTGAACCCGCAGCAGCAAGCCGAGTATCTTGCCAAGCTCGTCTCCGTCTATCCCATCGCGACCATCGAGGATGGCATGTCCGAGGACGATTGGGAGGGCTGGAAGGCTGTCACCGACCTCATCGGCGCCAAGTGCCAGCTCGTGGGCGACGACCTCTTCGTCACCAACGTGAACCGCCTGTCCCAGGGCATCAAGCAGGGCGTCGCCAATTCGCTCCTCGTCAAGGTGAACCAGATCGGCTCCCTCACCGAGACGCTGGCCGCCGTCGACATGGCCCACCGTGCCGGCTACACCGCCGTCATGTCCCACCGCTCGGGCGAGACGGAAGACTCCACCATCGCGGATCTCGCCGTCGCCACCAATTGCGGGCAGATCAAGACCGGGTCGCTCGCCCGCTCCGACAGACTGGCCAAGTACAACCAGCTCATCCGCATCGAGGAGGAGCTCGGCTCGCAGGCGATCTACGCAGGCAGGGCCGCGCTGAAGGCGCTCGCTTGA
- a CDS encoding FtsB family cell division protein: MVIRRRLRRFLIPLVLYGISAGVAAYFVHHAHSGARGIEAQQKYEAQVAELSAELDGLKTQRSEWERRIALLRSDQIDRDLLEERARVMLGRVHKNDLVIITGP; encoded by the coding sequence ATGGTAATCCGCAGACGATTGAGACGATTCCTCATCCCGCTGGTGCTCTACGGCATCTCGGCGGGGGTGGCTGCCTATTTCGTGCACCACGCCCATAGCGGCGCGCGGGGCATCGAGGCTCAGCAGAAATATGAGGCGCAGGTGGCCGAACTTTCCGCCGAGCTCGATGGTTTAAAGACCCAGCGCTCCGAGTGGGAGCGCCGCATCGCGCTGCTCAGGAGTGATCAGATCGACCGTGATCTGCTCGAGGAGAGAGCGCGCGTAATGTTAGGACGTGTGCACAAGAACGACCTTGTGATCATCACAGGTCCATAA
- the pdhA gene encoding pyruvate dehydrogenase (acetyl-transferring) E1 component subunit alpha: protein MTSGKGSTRGAAPNIPQFDKNQDLSAYNEMLLIRRFEEKSGQMYGMGLIGGFCHLYIGQEAVVVGMQMATKEGDQVITGYRDHGHMLACGMDAKGVMAELTGRRGGLSKGKGGSMHMFSKEKHFYGGHGIVGAQVSLGTGIAFANHYRENGNVCLTYFGDGAANQGQVYESFNMAQLWKLPVVYVIENNRYAMGTAVTRASAQTDFSKRGVSFGIPGEQVDGMDVRAVYAAGQRAIEHARSGKGPYILEMQTYRYRGHSMSDPAKYRTKDEVARMREEHDPIEQVRRRLLESWKLSEEELKAIDSKVREIVNEAAEFATHDPEPDPSELYTDILL from the coding sequence ATGACTTCCGGTAAAGGCTCCACTCGCGGAGCTGCCCCCAATATCCCACAATTCGACAAGAACCAGGACCTGTCGGCCTACAACGAAATGCTGCTGATCCGGCGCTTCGAGGAGAAGTCCGGCCAGATGTACGGCATGGGCCTGATCGGCGGTTTCTGCCACCTCTATATCGGCCAGGAGGCCGTGGTCGTCGGCATGCAGATGGCGACGAAAGAGGGTGACCAGGTGATCACGGGCTACCGCGATCACGGTCACATGCTTGCCTGCGGCATGGATGCGAAAGGCGTCATGGCCGAGTTGACGGGCCGCCGTGGCGGTCTGTCGAAGGGCAAGGGCGGCTCCATGCACATGTTCTCCAAGGAGAAGCATTTCTATGGCGGCCACGGCATCGTCGGTGCCCAGGTGTCGCTCGGCACCGGCATCGCCTTCGCGAACCATTACCGCGAGAACGGAAATGTCTGCCTGACCTATTTCGGCGATGGCGCGGCCAACCAGGGCCAGGTCTACGAGAGCTTCAACATGGCGCAGCTGTGGAAGCTGCCGGTCGTCTACGTGATCGAGAACAACCGCTACGCCATGGGCACAGCCGTGACGCGCGCATCGGCTCAGACCGATTTCTCGAAGCGCGGCGTATCCTTCGGCATCCCGGGCGAGCAGGTGGACGGCATGGACGTCCGCGCTGTTTACGCGGCAGGCCAGCGCGCCATCGAGCATGCCCGATCCGGGAAGGGCCCCTACATCCTCGAGATGCAGACCTACCGTTATCGCGGCCACTCCATGTCCGACCCGGCGAAGTACCGCACGAAGGACGAAGTGGCTCGCATGCGCGAGGAGCATGACCCCATCGAGCAGGTGCGCCGTCGTCTGCTGGAGAGCTGGAAGCTGTCGGAAGAAGAGCTGAAGGCTATCGACAGCAAGGTGCGCGAGATCGTCAACGAGGCGGCCGAGTTCGCCACGCACGATCCGGAGCCCGATCCGTCCGAGCTCTACACGGATATCCTTCTATAA
- a CDS encoding pyruvate dehydrogenase complex E1 component subunit beta translates to MAIDILMPALSPTMEQGKLAKWLKKEGDQVKPGDVLAEIETDKATMEVEAIDEGVLAKILVSDGTDNVAVNTPIAILAGEGEDVSSAASSAKAPAAPAPEAQPAPTPDMQAEGMADRPAPDQRPQQTDLSTPAAPSVITNRSSYNAMAEIPEGTELVNMTVREALRDAMAEEMRKDDKVFVMGEEVAEYQGAYKVTQGLLQEFGAKRVIDTPITEHGFAGVGVGAAFTGLRPVVEFMTFNFAMQAIDQIINSAAKTLYMSGGQLGAPIVFRGPNGAAARVAAQHSQDFAAWYSQIPGLKVVAPYTASDAKGLLKSAIRDPNPVVFLENEILYGQSFPVPKLDDFTVPIGKARIHREGKDVTIVSFAIGMTYALKAAEELAKEGIEAEVIDLRTIRPMDTDTIVASVMKTGRCVTVEEGYPQSGVGAEIAMRIMENAFDYLDAPVIRITGKDVPMPYAANLEKLALPSVAEVVQAAKAVCYR, encoded by the coding sequence ATGGCGATCGATATTCTCATGCCTGCCCTCTCACCCACTATGGAGCAGGGCAAACTGGCCAAGTGGCTGAAAAAAGAAGGCGATCAGGTCAAGCCCGGCGACGTGCTGGCCGAGATCGAGACCGACAAGGCGACCATGGAGGTCGAGGCTATTGACGAGGGCGTCCTCGCCAAGATCCTGGTCTCCGATGGCACGGACAATGTGGCGGTCAACACGCCGATCGCGATCCTCGCCGGCGAGGGCGAGGATGTGTCCTCGGCGGCTTCCTCGGCGAAGGCGCCTGCGGCTCCGGCGCCGGAAGCGCAGCCCGCTCCCACACCCGACATGCAGGCCGAAGGGATGGCCGACCGTCCGGCGCCCGATCAGCGCCCGCAGCAGACGGATCTTTCGACGCCTGCGGCTCCGTCGGTCATCACCAACCGCAGCTCCTACAACGCCATGGCCGAAATCCCTGAGGGCACGGAACTGGTCAACATGACCGTCCGCGAGGCCCTTCGCGATGCCATGGCCGAAGAGATGCGCAAGGACGACAAGGTCTTCGTCATGGGCGAAGAGGTGGCCGAGTACCAGGGCGCCTACAAGGTCACGCAAGGGCTGCTGCAGGAATTCGGCGCCAAGCGCGTGATCGACACGCCCATCACCGAGCATGGCTTCGCCGGTGTCGGCGTCGGCGCGGCCTTCACGGGCCTGCGCCCCGTCGTCGAGTTCATGACCTTCAACTTCGCCATGCAGGCGATCGACCAGATCATCAACTCGGCGGCCAAGACCCTTTACATGTCCGGTGGCCAGCTCGGCGCGCCCATCGTGTTCCGCGGCCCGAACGGCGCCGCCGCCCGCGTGGCCGCGCAGCACAGCCAGGACTTCGCCGCCTGGTACTCTCAGATCCCAGGCCTCAAGGTCGTGGCGCCCTATACGGCCTCCGACGCCAAGGGCCTGCTCAAGAGCGCCATCCGCGATCCGAACCCGGTGGTTTTCCTGGAGAACGAGATCCTCTACGGCCAGTCCTTCCCGGTGCCGAAGCTCGACGACTTCACCGTGCCGATCGGCAAGGCGCGCATCCATCGCGAGGGCAAGGACGTGACCATCGTGTCCTTCGCCATCGGCATGACCTATGCGCTCAAGGCCGCCGAGGAACTGGCGAAGGAAGGCATCGAGGCCGAGGTCATCGACCTGCGCACGATCCGCCCCATGGACACCGATACCATCGTCGCCTCGGTCATGAAAACTGGCCGCTGCGTCACGGTGGAGGAGGGCTATCCGCAATCGGGCGTCGGCGCCGAGATCGCCATGCGCATCATGGAGAACGCGTTCGACTACCTCGACGCCCCCGTGATCCGCATCACTGGCAAGGACGTGCCCATGCCGTATGCGGCCAACCTCGAGAAGCTCGCGCTTCCGTCCGTGGCCGAAGTGGTGCAGGCGGCGAAGGCCGTTTGTTATCGGTAA
- a CDS encoding DUF6980 family protein yields MLSDQETSLRSFHKYSDVEYTEEEWAIAWVGIWAFLCNSKREAKEALQFDPKRSVLYGDHPELLKHACDTEVPIIYDPSIREFGVSVLDGGYCQMSFRFDPWSGKPLPTSLRDEWFEAIEALGIDPWNDKDKTPARFNDETWWKDSYVSEKSA; encoded by the coding sequence ATGTTGTCGGACCAGGAAACTAGTCTGCGTTCCTTCCATAAGTATTCGGATGTCGAATACACCGAAGAGGAATGGGCTATCGCTTGGGTTGGAATATGGGCCTTCCTTTGCAACTCTAAGCGAGAAGCCAAGGAGGCATTACAGTTCGATCCTAAAAGGTCGGTACTGTACGGCGACCATCCTGAGCTTCTAAAACACGCCTGTGATACTGAGGTGCCAATCATCTATGATCCAAGCATCCGGGAATTTGGTGTGTCGGTACTGGATGGAGGCTATTGCCAAATGAGCTTCCGGTTTGATCCCTGGTCAGGAAAACCTCTGCCAACTTCTCTGAGAGACGAATGGTTCGAGGCGATTGAAGCGCTTGGAATTGATCCATGGAACGACAAAGACAAGACACCCGCTCGGTTCAACGATGAAACGTGGTGGAAGGACAGCTACGTTTCGGAGAAAAGCGCATGA
- a CDS encoding DUF5076 domain-containing protein has product MTDKKFEALNVPPDALEKGGVEILRASVVDGAVSIALRRAFDDPFTWGVLLVDLARHAARVYAMETEFSEEEALAEITAGIQAELDDPSDPGSTQALN; this is encoded by the coding sequence ATGACCGACAAAAAATTCGAAGCCCTCAATGTTCCGCCTGACGCCCTCGAAAAGGGGGGCGTCGAGATCCTGAGGGCTTCCGTGGTCGACGGGGCGGTGAGCATCGCGCTGCGCCGCGCCTTCGACGATCCGTTCACCTGGGGCGTGCTCCTGGTGGACCTCGCCCGTCACGCCGCGCGTGTCTATGCCATGGAAACGGAGTTCTCCGAGGAGGAGGCTCTCGCCGAGATCACAGCCGGCATCCAGGCCGAACTGGACGATCCGAGCGATCCCGGCTCGACGCAGGCCTTAAACTAA